A window of the Lagenorhynchus albirostris chromosome 1, mLagAlb1.1, whole genome shotgun sequence genome harbors these coding sequences:
- the UACA gene encoding uveal autoantigen with coiled-coil domains and ankyrin repeats isoform X1, which yields MKSLKSRLRRQDASGPASSGAAAAASAQAADWNKYDDRLMKAAERGDVEKVSSILAKKGVNPGKLDVEGRSAFHVVASKGNLECLNAILIHGIDITTSDTAGRNALHLAAKYGHALCLQKLLQYSCPTEHVDLQGRTALHDAAMADCPSSIQLLCDHGASVNTRDVDGRTPLVLATQMCRPTICQLLIDRGADINSRDKQNRTALMLGCEYGCKDAVEVLIRNGADVTLLDALGHDSSYYARIADNLDILTLLKTASENTSKGREVWKKGPSLQQRNLTQMLDEVNMKSDQREHQNIQDLEIENEDLKERLRKIQQEQRILLDKVNGLQLQLNEEVMVADDLESEKEKLKSLLAAKEKQHEESLRAIEALKNRFKYFESNHLGSGSHFSNRKEDMLLKQGQMYMTDSQCTSTGMPAHMQSRSVLRPLELALPNQTSYSENEILKKELEAMRTFCDSAKQDRLKLQNELAHKVAECKALALECERVKEDSDEQIKQLEDALKDVQKRMYESEGKVKQMQTHFLALKEHLTSDAATGNHRLTEELKDQLKDMKVKYEGASAEVGKLRNQIKQNEMLVEEFKRDEGKLMEETKRLQKELSMCELEREKRGRKVTEMEGQLKDLSSKLALSIPAEKFENMKSLLSNEVNEKAKKLIEMEREYERSLSEIRPLKRELENLKAKLAQQVKPEEHEQLKSRLEQKSGELGKRISELTSKNQTLQKEIEKVYLDNKLLNQQVHNLTTEMKNHYVPLKVSEEMKKSRDVIVDDLNKKLSDVTHKYTEKKLEMEKLLMENASLSKNVSHLETVFIPPEKHEKEIMALKSNIVELKKQLSELDKKCGDDQEKIYSLTSENTDLKKIMSNQYVPVKTHEEIKTALSSTLDKTSRELVDVKKKCEDINQEFVKIKDENEILKRNLENTQNQIKAEYISLREHEEKMSAVRKSMKKVQDNSAEILANYKKGQEEIVTLHAEIEAQKRELDTIQECIKLKYAPIISFEECERKFKATEKELKEQLSEQTQKYHISEEEAKKCKQENDKLKKQILTLQKDLKDKNVLVENSHEMERALSRKTEELNRQLKDLLQKYTEVKNEKEKLVEENAKQTSEMLAAQTLLQKQHVPLEQVEALKKSLNGTIEMLKEELKSKQRCYEKEQQTVTQLRQMLENQKNSSVPLAEHLQIKEAFEKEVGIIKASLREKEEESQNKTKEVSKLQSEIQNTKQALKKLETREVVDLSKYKATKSDLETQISNLNEKLANLNRKYEEVCEEVLHAKKKELSAKDEKELLHFSIEQEIKDQQERCDKSLTTITELQRRIQESAKQIEAKDNKITELLSDVEGLKQALSGLSQLTCASRGPSKRQSQLIGSLQHQVKSLQQQLADADRQHQEVIAIYRTHLLSAAQGHMDEDVQAALLQIIQMRQGLVC from the exons CTATGGCAGACTGTCCTTCTAGCATACAGCTGCTCTGCGACCACGGGGCCTCAGTGAATACCAGAGATGTA GATGGGCGGACGCCACTTGTTCTGGCTACTCAGATGTGTAGGCCAACAATATGTCAACTGCTGATAGATAGAGGGGCGGATATTAATTCCAGAGACAAACAAAACAG GACTGCTCTCATGCTAGGTTGCGAGTATGGTTGCAAAGATGCAGTAGAAGTCTTAATCAGAAATGGTGCTGATGTAACCTTGCTGGATGCCCTTGGCCATGATAGTTCTTACTATGCAAGAATTGCTGACAATCTGGACATTCTAACCTTACTGAAGACTGCATCAGAAAATACCAGCAAAG GGAGAGAAGTTTGGAAGAAAGGACCATCTTTACAACag CGAAATTTGACGCAGATGCTAGATGAAGTAAATATGAAATCAGATCAGAGGGAGCATCAAAACAttcag GATCTGGAGATTGAAAATGAAGATCTGAAAGAGAGGTTGAGAAAAATTCAGCAGGAACAGAGAATATTATTGGATAAAGTAAATGGTTTACAACTACAGCTGAATGAG gaaGTAATGGTTGCTGATGATCTGGAAAGTGAG aaagaaaagctgAAGTCCCTTTTGGCAGCTAAAGAAAAGCAACATGAAGAAAGCCTAAGAGCTATTGAGGCTCTGAAAAATAGATTCAAGTATTTTGAG AGCAATCATTTAGGATCGGGAAGTCATTTCAGTAACA GAAAAGAAGATATGCTTCTTAAACAAGGTCAAATGTACATGACAGACTCacag tgtACTTCCACAGGTATGCCAGCCCATATGCAAAGCAGATCTGTGTTAAGACCACTAGAACTGGCCTTACCTAATCAAACCTCatattcagaaaatgaaattttaaagaaagaattagaagcAATGAGAACTTTCTGTGATTCTGCAAAACAAGACAGACTCAAGCTCCAAAATGAACTGGCTCACAAGGTGGCAGAGTGCAAAGCCTTAGCATTGGAATGTGAAAGGGTCAAAGAGGATTCAGATGAGCAGATAAAGCAACTAGAAGACGCCTTGAAAGATGTTCAGAAGAGAATGTATGAGTCAGAAGGTAAAGTGAAACAAATGCAGACACATTTTCTTGCCCTGAAAGAGCACCTAACAAGCGACGCAGCTACTGGGAACCACAGACTGACAGAAGAACTGAAGGATCAGTTGAAAGACATGAAAGTGAAATATGAAGGTGCGTCTGCAGAAGTGGGGAAATTAAGaaaccaaatcaaacaaaatGAGATGTTAGTCGAAGAGTTTAAGAGGGATGAAGGCAAGCTAATGGAAGAGACTAAGCGACTGCAGAAGGAATTGAGCATGTGTGAACTGGAgcgagagaagagagggagaaaggtcACCGAGATGGAAGGCCAGTTAAAGGACTTGTCATCCAAGCTGGCCCTTTCCATTCCGGCagagaaatttgaaaacatgAAGAGCTTGTTGTCAAATGAAGTAAATGAGAAGGCAAAAAAATTAATAGAGATGGAAAGGGAATATGAAAGATCACTTAGCGAAATTAGACCGTTAAAGAGAGAACTTGAGAATTTGAAGGCCAAACTGGCTCAGCAGGTCAAGCCGGAAGAACATGAGCAGCTCAAGAGCAGATTAGAGCAAAAGTCAGGAGAACTTGGGAAGAGAATCAGTGAGTTAACGTCGAAAAATCAGACACTACAGAAGGAGATCGAAAAGGTCTATCTGGATAATAAGCTCCTCAACCAACAAGTGCATAACTTAAcgactgaaatgaaaaatcattACGTCCCTTTAAAAGTaagtgaagaaatgaaaaagtcaCGTGATGTAATTGTTGATGATTTGAATAAAAAGCTTTCAGATGTGACACACAAATACACAGAAAAGAAGTTGGAAATGGAGAAATTGCTGATGGAAAATGCCAGTTTAAGTAAGAACGTTAGCCACCTGGAAACTGTGTTCATACCTCCAGAGAAACACGAAAAAGAGATAATGGCCCTGAAATCTAATATTGTTGAACTTAAGAAGCAGCTATCTGAACTTGATAAAAAATGTGGTGATGACCAAGAGAAAATATATTCGCTCACATCTGAAAACACTGACTTGAAAAAGATAATGAGTAATCAGTATGTGCCAGTGAAAACCCACGAAGAGATTAAAACTGCTTTGAGTAGCACATTGGATAAAACCAGCAGAGAATTAGTAGACGTGAAGAAGAAGTGTGAAGATATAAATCAAgaatttgtgaaaataaaagatgagaatgaaatattaaaaagaaacctgGAGAACACTCAGAACCAAATAAAAGCTGAGTACATAAGCCTAAGAGAGCACGAGGAAAAGATGAGTGCTGTGAGGAAGAGCATGAAGAAGGTCCAGGACAACAGTGCCGAAATATTGGCTAACTACAAAAAAGGCCAGGAGGAGATTGTAACACTGCATGCCGAGATCGAGGCCCAGAAAAGGGAACTTGACACAATACAAGAATGCATCAAGCTAAAATATGCCCCAATTATCAGCTTTGAAGAGTGTGAGAGAAAATTTAAAGCTACCGAGAAAGAACTAAAAGAACAGTTATCCGAGCAGACACAAAAGTATCACATCAGCGAAGAAGAGGCCAAGAAGTGCAAGCAAGAAAACGACAAGTTAAAGAAGCAGATCCTCACTCTTCAGAAGGATCTAAAGGATAAAAATGTTCTTGTTGAGAATTCTCATGAAATGGAAAGAGCATTaagcagaaaaacagaagagcTGAACAGACAGTTAAAAGACCTGTTGCAGAAATACACAGAGGTAAAGAACGAGAAAGAGAAGCTGGTGGAGGAAAATGCCAAGCAGACCTCTGAGATGCTTGCAGCACAAACTCTTTTGCAGAAACAGCATGTTCCACTGGAACAGGTTGAGGCCCTGAAAAAGTCTCTTAATGGCACAATTGAGATGCTTAAGGAAGAACTGAAGAGTAAGCAAAGGTGTTATGAGAAAGAGCAGCAGACAGTGACCCAACTGCGGCAGATGCTGGAGAATCAGAAGAACTCCTCTGTGCCCCTGGCAGAGCATCTGCAGATTAAGGAAGCATTTGAGAAAGAAGTTGGAATCATAAAAGCTAGcttgagagaaaaggaagaagagagccaAAACAAGACCAAAGAGGTCTCCAAACTCCAGTCTGAGATTCAGAATACGaaacaagcattaaaaaaattagagactAGGGAGGTGGTTGATTTGTCTAAATATAAAGCAACGAAAAGTGATTTGGAGACACAGATTTCcaacttaaatgaaaaattggCCAATCTGAATAGGAAGTATGAGGAAGTATGTGAGGAGGTTTTGCATGCCAAAAAGAAGGAACTGTCTGCAAAAGATGAGAAGGAATTGCTCCATTTCAGCATTGAGCAAGAAATCAAGGATCAGCAGGAACGATGCGATAAGTCCTTAACAACAATCACAGAGTTACAGAGAAGAATACAGGAATCCGCCAAACAGATCGAAGCTAAAGATAATaag ATAACTGAACTGCTCAGCGATGTGGAAGGACTAAAACAAGCACTCAGTGGCCTTTCCCAGCTCACCTGCGCGAGCAGGGGTCCCAGTAAGAGGCAGAGTCAGCTGATTGGCAGTCTGCAGCACCAGGTCAAGTCCCTGCAGCAGCAGCTGGCG GATGCTGACAGACAGCACCAAGAAGTAATTGCAATTTATCGGACACACCTTCTTAGTGCTGCACAG GGTCACATGGATGAAGATGTGCAGGCGGCCTTACTCCAGATCATACAGATGCGGCAAGGGCTTGTGTGCTAG
- the UACA gene encoding uveal autoantigen with coiled-coil domains and ankyrin repeats isoform X2, whose translation MMNCWFSCAPKNRQAADWNKYDDRLMKAAERGDVEKVSSILAKKGVNPGKLDVEGRSAFHVVASKGNLECLNAILIHGIDITTSDTAGRNALHLAAKYGHALCLQKLLQYSCPTEHVDLQGRTALHDAAMADCPSSIQLLCDHGASVNTRDVDGRTPLVLATQMCRPTICQLLIDRGADINSRDKQNRTALMLGCEYGCKDAVEVLIRNGADVTLLDALGHDSSYYARIADNLDILTLLKTASENTSKGREVWKKGPSLQQRNLTQMLDEVNMKSDQREHQNIQDLEIENEDLKERLRKIQQEQRILLDKVNGLQLQLNEEVMVADDLESEKEKLKSLLAAKEKQHEESLRAIEALKNRFKYFESNHLGSGSHFSNRKEDMLLKQGQMYMTDSQCTSTGMPAHMQSRSVLRPLELALPNQTSYSENEILKKELEAMRTFCDSAKQDRLKLQNELAHKVAECKALALECERVKEDSDEQIKQLEDALKDVQKRMYESEGKVKQMQTHFLALKEHLTSDAATGNHRLTEELKDQLKDMKVKYEGASAEVGKLRNQIKQNEMLVEEFKRDEGKLMEETKRLQKELSMCELEREKRGRKVTEMEGQLKDLSSKLALSIPAEKFENMKSLLSNEVNEKAKKLIEMEREYERSLSEIRPLKRELENLKAKLAQQVKPEEHEQLKSRLEQKSGELGKRISELTSKNQTLQKEIEKVYLDNKLLNQQVHNLTTEMKNHYVPLKVSEEMKKSRDVIVDDLNKKLSDVTHKYTEKKLEMEKLLMENASLSKNVSHLETVFIPPEKHEKEIMALKSNIVELKKQLSELDKKCGDDQEKIYSLTSENTDLKKIMSNQYVPVKTHEEIKTALSSTLDKTSRELVDVKKKCEDINQEFVKIKDENEILKRNLENTQNQIKAEYISLREHEEKMSAVRKSMKKVQDNSAEILANYKKGQEEIVTLHAEIEAQKRELDTIQECIKLKYAPIISFEECERKFKATEKELKEQLSEQTQKYHISEEEAKKCKQENDKLKKQILTLQKDLKDKNVLVENSHEMERALSRKTEELNRQLKDLLQKYTEVKNEKEKLVEENAKQTSEMLAAQTLLQKQHVPLEQVEALKKSLNGTIEMLKEELKSKQRCYEKEQQTVTQLRQMLENQKNSSVPLAEHLQIKEAFEKEVGIIKASLREKEEESQNKTKEVSKLQSEIQNTKQALKKLETREVVDLSKYKATKSDLETQISNLNEKLANLNRKYEEVCEEVLHAKKKELSAKDEKELLHFSIEQEIKDQQERCDKSLTTITELQRRIQESAKQIEAKDNKITELLSDVEGLKQALSGLSQLTCASRGPSKRQSQLIGSLQHQVKSLQQQLADADRQHQEVIAIYRTHLLSAAQGHMDEDVQAALLQIIQMRQGLVC comes from the exons CTATGGCAGACTGTCCTTCTAGCATACAGCTGCTCTGCGACCACGGGGCCTCAGTGAATACCAGAGATGTA GATGGGCGGACGCCACTTGTTCTGGCTACTCAGATGTGTAGGCCAACAATATGTCAACTGCTGATAGATAGAGGGGCGGATATTAATTCCAGAGACAAACAAAACAG GACTGCTCTCATGCTAGGTTGCGAGTATGGTTGCAAAGATGCAGTAGAAGTCTTAATCAGAAATGGTGCTGATGTAACCTTGCTGGATGCCCTTGGCCATGATAGTTCTTACTATGCAAGAATTGCTGACAATCTGGACATTCTAACCTTACTGAAGACTGCATCAGAAAATACCAGCAAAG GGAGAGAAGTTTGGAAGAAAGGACCATCTTTACAACag CGAAATTTGACGCAGATGCTAGATGAAGTAAATATGAAATCAGATCAGAGGGAGCATCAAAACAttcag GATCTGGAGATTGAAAATGAAGATCTGAAAGAGAGGTTGAGAAAAATTCAGCAGGAACAGAGAATATTATTGGATAAAGTAAATGGTTTACAACTACAGCTGAATGAG gaaGTAATGGTTGCTGATGATCTGGAAAGTGAG aaagaaaagctgAAGTCCCTTTTGGCAGCTAAAGAAAAGCAACATGAAGAAAGCCTAAGAGCTATTGAGGCTCTGAAAAATAGATTCAAGTATTTTGAG AGCAATCATTTAGGATCGGGAAGTCATTTCAGTAACA GAAAAGAAGATATGCTTCTTAAACAAGGTCAAATGTACATGACAGACTCacag tgtACTTCCACAGGTATGCCAGCCCATATGCAAAGCAGATCTGTGTTAAGACCACTAGAACTGGCCTTACCTAATCAAACCTCatattcagaaaatgaaattttaaagaaagaattagaagcAATGAGAACTTTCTGTGATTCTGCAAAACAAGACAGACTCAAGCTCCAAAATGAACTGGCTCACAAGGTGGCAGAGTGCAAAGCCTTAGCATTGGAATGTGAAAGGGTCAAAGAGGATTCAGATGAGCAGATAAAGCAACTAGAAGACGCCTTGAAAGATGTTCAGAAGAGAATGTATGAGTCAGAAGGTAAAGTGAAACAAATGCAGACACATTTTCTTGCCCTGAAAGAGCACCTAACAAGCGACGCAGCTACTGGGAACCACAGACTGACAGAAGAACTGAAGGATCAGTTGAAAGACATGAAAGTGAAATATGAAGGTGCGTCTGCAGAAGTGGGGAAATTAAGaaaccaaatcaaacaaaatGAGATGTTAGTCGAAGAGTTTAAGAGGGATGAAGGCAAGCTAATGGAAGAGACTAAGCGACTGCAGAAGGAATTGAGCATGTGTGAACTGGAgcgagagaagagagggagaaaggtcACCGAGATGGAAGGCCAGTTAAAGGACTTGTCATCCAAGCTGGCCCTTTCCATTCCGGCagagaaatttgaaaacatgAAGAGCTTGTTGTCAAATGAAGTAAATGAGAAGGCAAAAAAATTAATAGAGATGGAAAGGGAATATGAAAGATCACTTAGCGAAATTAGACCGTTAAAGAGAGAACTTGAGAATTTGAAGGCCAAACTGGCTCAGCAGGTCAAGCCGGAAGAACATGAGCAGCTCAAGAGCAGATTAGAGCAAAAGTCAGGAGAACTTGGGAAGAGAATCAGTGAGTTAACGTCGAAAAATCAGACACTACAGAAGGAGATCGAAAAGGTCTATCTGGATAATAAGCTCCTCAACCAACAAGTGCATAACTTAAcgactgaaatgaaaaatcattACGTCCCTTTAAAAGTaagtgaagaaatgaaaaagtcaCGTGATGTAATTGTTGATGATTTGAATAAAAAGCTTTCAGATGTGACACACAAATACACAGAAAAGAAGTTGGAAATGGAGAAATTGCTGATGGAAAATGCCAGTTTAAGTAAGAACGTTAGCCACCTGGAAACTGTGTTCATACCTCCAGAGAAACACGAAAAAGAGATAATGGCCCTGAAATCTAATATTGTTGAACTTAAGAAGCAGCTATCTGAACTTGATAAAAAATGTGGTGATGACCAAGAGAAAATATATTCGCTCACATCTGAAAACACTGACTTGAAAAAGATAATGAGTAATCAGTATGTGCCAGTGAAAACCCACGAAGAGATTAAAACTGCTTTGAGTAGCACATTGGATAAAACCAGCAGAGAATTAGTAGACGTGAAGAAGAAGTGTGAAGATATAAATCAAgaatttgtgaaaataaaagatgagaatgaaatattaaaaagaaacctgGAGAACACTCAGAACCAAATAAAAGCTGAGTACATAAGCCTAAGAGAGCACGAGGAAAAGATGAGTGCTGTGAGGAAGAGCATGAAGAAGGTCCAGGACAACAGTGCCGAAATATTGGCTAACTACAAAAAAGGCCAGGAGGAGATTGTAACACTGCATGCCGAGATCGAGGCCCAGAAAAGGGAACTTGACACAATACAAGAATGCATCAAGCTAAAATATGCCCCAATTATCAGCTTTGAAGAGTGTGAGAGAAAATTTAAAGCTACCGAGAAAGAACTAAAAGAACAGTTATCCGAGCAGACACAAAAGTATCACATCAGCGAAGAAGAGGCCAAGAAGTGCAAGCAAGAAAACGACAAGTTAAAGAAGCAGATCCTCACTCTTCAGAAGGATCTAAAGGATAAAAATGTTCTTGTTGAGAATTCTCATGAAATGGAAAGAGCATTaagcagaaaaacagaagagcTGAACAGACAGTTAAAAGACCTGTTGCAGAAATACACAGAGGTAAAGAACGAGAAAGAGAAGCTGGTGGAGGAAAATGCCAAGCAGACCTCTGAGATGCTTGCAGCACAAACTCTTTTGCAGAAACAGCATGTTCCACTGGAACAGGTTGAGGCCCTGAAAAAGTCTCTTAATGGCACAATTGAGATGCTTAAGGAAGAACTGAAGAGTAAGCAAAGGTGTTATGAGAAAGAGCAGCAGACAGTGACCCAACTGCGGCAGATGCTGGAGAATCAGAAGAACTCCTCTGTGCCCCTGGCAGAGCATCTGCAGATTAAGGAAGCATTTGAGAAAGAAGTTGGAATCATAAAAGCTAGcttgagagaaaaggaagaagagagccaAAACAAGACCAAAGAGGTCTCCAAACTCCAGTCTGAGATTCAGAATACGaaacaagcattaaaaaaattagagactAGGGAGGTGGTTGATTTGTCTAAATATAAAGCAACGAAAAGTGATTTGGAGACACAGATTTCcaacttaaatgaaaaattggCCAATCTGAATAGGAAGTATGAGGAAGTATGTGAGGAGGTTTTGCATGCCAAAAAGAAGGAACTGTCTGCAAAAGATGAGAAGGAATTGCTCCATTTCAGCATTGAGCAAGAAATCAAGGATCAGCAGGAACGATGCGATAAGTCCTTAACAACAATCACAGAGTTACAGAGAAGAATACAGGAATCCGCCAAACAGATCGAAGCTAAAGATAATaag ATAACTGAACTGCTCAGCGATGTGGAAGGACTAAAACAAGCACTCAGTGGCCTTTCCCAGCTCACCTGCGCGAGCAGGGGTCCCAGTAAGAGGCAGAGTCAGCTGATTGGCAGTCTGCAGCACCAGGTCAAGTCCCTGCAGCAGCAGCTGGCG GATGCTGACAGACAGCACCAAGAAGTAATTGCAATTTATCGGACACACCTTCTTAGTGCTGCACAG GGTCACATGGATGAAGATGTGCAGGCGGCCTTACTCCAGATCATACAGATGCGGCAAGGGCTTGTGTGCTAG